The Larus michahellis chromosome 12, bLarMic1.1, whole genome shotgun sequence genome contains a region encoding:
- the SLA2 gene encoding src-like-adapter 2 isoform X2: MGSLPSREKPLSIPPVVADTMQPPPPTQTGKCLATASLPGLPPQLGALSPLTFPTAPSSFLAVALCDFPSGTGAAAVLRMGEQLRVLSEDGEWWLVASEASGKECHIPSSCVAKVRHRWLYEGVSRQKAEELLLQPGNRSGSFLIRESQTRRGCYSLSVRRSERASWDSVTHYRIHRLENGWLYISPRLTFPSLHDLVDHYSELGEGLCCPLGEPCSTEGTKVAPVPTMPAVVKKPSLKWDKIDSSLLFSEATSPPEEDSPISLGLRETISSYLLLTETAAPELGPAGKGAKSS; this comes from the exons ATGGGGAGCCTGCCCAGCCGGGAGAAGCCGCTCAGCATCCCGCCAGTGGTTGCCGACACCATGCAGCCCCCGCCGCCCACACAGACGGGTAAGTGCCTGGCAACTGCCAGCTTGCCCGGCCTCCCACCCCAGCTGGGAGCTCTGAGCCCCCtcaccttccccacagcccccagcagcttCCTGGCCGTGGCCCTCTGCGACTTCCCCTCTGGCACGGGGGCAGCCGCTGTCCTGAGGATGGGGGAGCAGCTCCGCGTCCTCTCCGA ggatggggagtgGTGGCTGGTGGCATCCGAGGCGTCTGGCAAGGAGTGCCACATCCCCAGCAGCTGCGTGGCCAAGGTCAGGCACAG GTGGCTGTACGAGGGCGTCAGCCGGCAGAAGgcggaggagctgctgctccagccgGGCAACCGCAGTGGGTCCTTCCTGATACGGGAGAGCCAGACCAGGCGAG GCTGCTACTCGCTGTCGGTGCGCCGCAGCGAGCGCGCCTCCTGGGACTCGGTGACACACTACCGCATCCACCGCCTGGAGAACGGCTGGCTCTACATCTCGCCCCGGCTCACCTTCCCCAGCCTGCACGACCTGGTGGACCACTACTCCG AGTTGGGAGAGGGGCTGTGCTGCCCCCTCGGGGAGCCCTGCTCCACGGAAGGGACGAAGGTGGCCCCAGTCCCCACCATGCCCGCTGTGGTGAAGAAGCCATCACTCAAGTGGGACAAGATCGACAG CTCCCTCCTGTTCTCAGAGGCCACGTCCCCGCCGGAGGAGGACTCTCCCATCAGCCTGGGCCTGCGAGAAACCATCAGCTCCTACCTCCTCCTGACCGAGACAGCCGCCCCGGAGCTGGGCCCTGCCGGGAAGGGGGCAAAGAGCAGCTGA
- the SLA2 gene encoding src-like-adapter 2 isoform X4 — translation MGSLPSREKPLSIPPVVADTMQPPPPTQTAPSSFLAVALCDFPSGTGAAAVLRMGEQLRVLSEDGEWWLVASEASGKECHIPSSCVAKVRHRLLLAVGAPQRARLLGLGDTLPHPPPGERLALHLAPAHLPQPARPGGPLLRVGRGAVLPPRGALLHGRDEGGPSPHHARCGEEAITQVGQDRQLPPVLRGHVPAGGGLSHQPGPARNHQLLPPPDRDSRPGAGPCREGGKEQLRAGPSLSTAPRQTPGPHEGIGLGARRPGPGAWTWDS, via the exons ATGGGGAGCCTGCCCAGCCGGGAGAAGCCGCTCAGCATCCCGCCAGTGGTTGCCGACACCATGCAGCCCCCGCCGCCCACACAGACGG cccccagcagcttCCTGGCCGTGGCCCTCTGCGACTTCCCCTCTGGCACGGGGGCAGCCGCTGTCCTGAGGATGGGGGAGCAGCTCCGCGTCCTCTCCGA ggatggggagtgGTGGCTGGTGGCATCCGAGGCGTCTGGCAAGGAGTGCCACATCCCCAGCAGCTGCGTGGCCAAGGTCAGGCACAG GCTGCTACTCGCTGTCGGTGCGCCGCAGCGAGCGCGCCTCCTGGGACTCGGTGACACACTACCGCATCCACCGCCTGGAGAACGGCTGGCTCTACATCTCGCCCCGGCTCACCTTCCCCAGCCTGCACGACCTGGTGGACCACTACTCCG AGTTGGGAGAGGGGCTGTGCTGCCCCCTCGGGGAGCCCTGCTCCACGGAAGGGACGAAGGTGGCCCCAGTCCCCACCATGCCCGCTGTGGTGAAGAAGCCATCACTCAAGTGGGACAAGATCGACAG CTCCCTCCTGTTCTCAGAGGCCACGTCCCCGCCGGAGGAGGACTCTCCCATCAGCCTGGGCCTGCGAGAAACCATCAGCTCCTACCTCCTCCTGACCGAGACAGCCGCCCCGGAGCTGGGCCCTGCCGGGAAGGGGGCAAAGAGCAGCTGAGGGCAGGCCCCTCCTTGTCCACAGCCCCACGGCAGACCCCCGGCCCTCATGAAGGCATTGGCCTGGGAGCCAGGCGCCCAGGGCCAGGGGCCTGGACATGGGACAGCTGA
- the SLA2 gene encoding src-like-adapter 2 isoform X5 produces the protein MGSLPSREKPLSIPPVVADTMQPPPPTQTAPSSFLAVALCDFPSGTGAAAVLRMGEQLRVLSEDGEWWLVASEASGKECHIPSSCVAKVRHRWLYEGVSRQKAEELLLQPGNRSGSFLIRESQTRRGCYSLSVRRSERASWDSVTHYRIHRLENGWLYISPRLTFPSLHDLVDHYSELGEGLCCPLGEPCSTEGTKVAPVPTMPAVVKKPSLKWDKIDSSLLFSEATSPPEEDSPISLGLRETISSYLLLTETAAPELGPAGKGAKSS, from the exons ATGGGGAGCCTGCCCAGCCGGGAGAAGCCGCTCAGCATCCCGCCAGTGGTTGCCGACACCATGCAGCCCCCGCCGCCCACACAGACGG cccccagcagcttCCTGGCCGTGGCCCTCTGCGACTTCCCCTCTGGCACGGGGGCAGCCGCTGTCCTGAGGATGGGGGAGCAGCTCCGCGTCCTCTCCGA ggatggggagtgGTGGCTGGTGGCATCCGAGGCGTCTGGCAAGGAGTGCCACATCCCCAGCAGCTGCGTGGCCAAGGTCAGGCACAG GTGGCTGTACGAGGGCGTCAGCCGGCAGAAGgcggaggagctgctgctccagccgGGCAACCGCAGTGGGTCCTTCCTGATACGGGAGAGCCAGACCAGGCGAG GCTGCTACTCGCTGTCGGTGCGCCGCAGCGAGCGCGCCTCCTGGGACTCGGTGACACACTACCGCATCCACCGCCTGGAGAACGGCTGGCTCTACATCTCGCCCCGGCTCACCTTCCCCAGCCTGCACGACCTGGTGGACCACTACTCCG AGTTGGGAGAGGGGCTGTGCTGCCCCCTCGGGGAGCCCTGCTCCACGGAAGGGACGAAGGTGGCCCCAGTCCCCACCATGCCCGCTGTGGTGAAGAAGCCATCACTCAAGTGGGACAAGATCGACAG CTCCCTCCTGTTCTCAGAGGCCACGTCCCCGCCGGAGGAGGACTCTCCCATCAGCCTGGGCCTGCGAGAAACCATCAGCTCCTACCTCCTCCTGACCGAGACAGCCGCCCCGGAGCTGGGCCCTGCCGGGAAGGGGGCAAAGAGCAGCTGA
- the SLA2 gene encoding src-like-adapter 2 isoform X1 gives MGSLPSREKPLSIPPVVADTMQPPPPTQTGKCLATASLPGLPPQLGALSPLTFPTAPSSFLAVALCDFPSGTGAAAVLRMGEQLRVLSEDGEWWLVASEASGKECHIPSSCVAKVRHRLLLAVGAPQRARLLGLGDTLPHPPPGERLALHLAPAHLPQPARPGGPLLRVGRGAVLPPRGALLHGRDEGGPSPHHARCGEEAITQVGQDRQLPPVLRGHVPAGGGLSHQPGPARNHQLLPPPDRDSRPGAGPCREGGKEQLRAGPSLSTAPRQTPGPHEGIGLGARRPGPGAWTWDS, from the exons ATGGGGAGCCTGCCCAGCCGGGAGAAGCCGCTCAGCATCCCGCCAGTGGTTGCCGACACCATGCAGCCCCCGCCGCCCACACAGACGGGTAAGTGCCTGGCAACTGCCAGCTTGCCCGGCCTCCCACCCCAGCTGGGAGCTCTGAGCCCCCtcaccttccccacagcccccagcagcttCCTGGCCGTGGCCCTCTGCGACTTCCCCTCTGGCACGGGGGCAGCCGCTGTCCTGAGGATGGGGGAGCAGCTCCGCGTCCTCTCCGA ggatggggagtgGTGGCTGGTGGCATCCGAGGCGTCTGGCAAGGAGTGCCACATCCCCAGCAGCTGCGTGGCCAAGGTCAGGCACAG GCTGCTACTCGCTGTCGGTGCGCCGCAGCGAGCGCGCCTCCTGGGACTCGGTGACACACTACCGCATCCACCGCCTGGAGAACGGCTGGCTCTACATCTCGCCCCGGCTCACCTTCCCCAGCCTGCACGACCTGGTGGACCACTACTCCG AGTTGGGAGAGGGGCTGTGCTGCCCCCTCGGGGAGCCCTGCTCCACGGAAGGGACGAAGGTGGCCCCAGTCCCCACCATGCCCGCTGTGGTGAAGAAGCCATCACTCAAGTGGGACAAGATCGACAG CTCCCTCCTGTTCTCAGAGGCCACGTCCCCGCCGGAGGAGGACTCTCCCATCAGCCTGGGCCTGCGAGAAACCATCAGCTCCTACCTCCTCCTGACCGAGACAGCCGCCCCGGAGCTGGGCCCTGCCGGGAAGGGGGCAAAGAGCAGCTGAGGGCAGGCCCCTCCTTGTCCACAGCCCCACGGCAGACCCCCGGCCCTCATGAAGGCATTGGCCTGGGAGCCAGGCGCCCAGGGCCAGGGGCCTGGACATGGGACAGCTGA
- the SLA2 gene encoding src-like-adapter 2 isoform X3 codes for MVTAARGSPQQLPGRGPLRLPLWHGGSRCPEDGGAAPRPLRGWGVVAGGIRGVWQGVPHPQQLRGQGQAQVAVRGRQPAEGGGAAAPAGQPQWVLPDTGEPDQARLLLAVGAPQRARLLGLGDTLPHPPPGERLALHLAPAHLPQPARPGGPLLRVGRGAVLPPRGALLHGRDEGGPSPHHARCGEEAITQVGQDRQLPPVLRGHVPAGGGLSHQPGPARNHQLLPPPDRDSRPGAGPCREGGKEQLRAGPSLSTAPRQTPGPHEGIGLGARRPGPGAWTWDS; via the exons ATGGTGACAGCAGCGAGGGGCAG cccccagcagcttCCTGGCCGTGGCCCTCTGCGACTTCCCCTCTGGCACGGGGGCAGCCGCTGTCCTGAGGATGGGGGAGCAGCTCCGCGTCCTCTCCGA ggatggggagtgGTGGCTGGTGGCATCCGAGGCGTCTGGCAAGGAGTGCCACATCCCCAGCAGCTGCGTGGCCAAGGTCAGGCACAG GTGGCTGTACGAGGGCGTCAGCCGGCAGAAGgcggaggagctgctgctccagccgGGCAACCGCAGTGGGTCCTTCCTGATACGGGAGAGCCAGACCAGGCGAG GCTGCTACTCGCTGTCGGTGCGCCGCAGCGAGCGCGCCTCCTGGGACTCGGTGACACACTACCGCATCCACCGCCTGGAGAACGGCTGGCTCTACATCTCGCCCCGGCTCACCTTCCCCAGCCTGCACGACCTGGTGGACCACTACTCCG AGTTGGGAGAGGGGCTGTGCTGCCCCCTCGGGGAGCCCTGCTCCACGGAAGGGACGAAGGTGGCCCCAGTCCCCACCATGCCCGCTGTGGTGAAGAAGCCATCACTCAAGTGGGACAAGATCGACAG CTCCCTCCTGTTCTCAGAGGCCACGTCCCCGCCGGAGGAGGACTCTCCCATCAGCCTGGGCCTGCGAGAAACCATCAGCTCCTACCTCCTCCTGACCGAGACAGCCGCCCCGGAGCTGGGCCCTGCCGGGAAGGGGGCAAAGAGCAGCTGAGGGCAGGCCCCTCCTTGTCCACAGCCCCACGGCAGACCCCCGGCCCTCATGAAGGCATTGGCCTGGGAGCCAGGCGCCCAGGGCCAGGGGCCTGGACATGGGACAGCTGA